One region of Diabrotica undecimpunctata isolate CICGRU chromosome 6, icDiaUnde3, whole genome shotgun sequence genomic DNA includes:
- the LOC140443104 gene encoding uncharacterized protein, with protein sequence MLDSNYVPFDDSSEKSSGSPEINNSHFCPKQVNKDELNIEEQSNSPSSSVSLNIHQHVEETCNINTKSLKKSVFCYFCESVVLNFPRHILRNHQSKLEVKKILVYPPRSKTRKQLLFALRKKGNYLLGSANLKPVRKAIFATKIVSKYDNESKTFKAPSFAKNIGTTLKQCCDIALMLNAKKSEFTVKSASAKADLKSLIQIIEGNWKYDISSQAANDLDMKK encoded by the exons ATGTTAGATTCCAATTATGTTCCCTTCGATGATTCTTCA GAAAAGTCTTCAGGTTCTCCAGAAATAAATAATTCCCACTTTTGTCCAAAACAAGTTAACAAAGATGAGTTAAATATTGAG GAACAATCTAATTCACCTTCGTCTTCTGTCAGCCTAAATATCCATCAACATGTGGAAGAAACTTGCAATATAAATACGAagtctttaaaaaaatctgttttttgttacttttgtgaATCAGTTGTATTAAATTTTCCTAGACATATACTACGAAATCATCAAAGCAAATtagaagttaaaaaaattttggtttacCCTCCAAGAAGTAAAACGAGAAAGCAATTGTTATTTGCTTTGAGAAAAAAGGGAAACTATTTGTTAGGTTCTGCAAATTTAAAACCAGTTAGAAAAGCGA TTTTTGCTACtaaaatagtttcaaaatatGATAACGAGAGCAAAACTTTTAAAGCTCCATCATTTGCTAAAAATATTGGCACTACATTAAAACAGTGTTGTGATATAGCACTTATGCTTAATGCGAAAAAGTCTGAGTTTACAGTTAAAAGTGCCAGCGCTAAAGCTGACTTAAAATCTTTAATACAAATAATAGAAGGAAAttggaaatatgatatttccagTCAAGCTGCAAATGATTTAGACATGAAAAAATAG